The following coding sequences lie in one Spinacia oleracea cultivar Varoflay chromosome 1, BTI_SOV_V1, whole genome shotgun sequence genomic window:
- the LOC110791770 gene encoding uncharacterized protein has protein sequence MQVGRSIKDFENMPHYSVKQVYEKLLGDKPRVHWDKMVWNRLNVPKHRFICWLAVHSKLQTTDKLAKIGISQSASCLICGLDDETHQHLFFQCQYSKQIIIAVHQWIGFSIHGNLVQLVRKAGQSKASKFRKHVYFAAVGAAVYLIWRCRNTSFWDNSIPTVSQSMKDLKQMAKSGIQVVLPKYVSKRDSEWFTNL, from the exons ATGCAAGTCGGCCGGTCTATTAAAG ATTTTGAGAACATGCCTCATTATTCAGTGAAACAAGTGTATGAGAAACTCCTAGGGGACAAGCCAAGGGTGCATTGGGATAAAATGGTGTGGAATAGGCTGAATGTTCCAAAACATAGATTCATTTGCTGGTTGGCTGTTCATTCAAAGCTTCAGACTACAGACAAACTAGCAAAGATTGGCATTAGTCAATCTGCTAGTTGCTTGATTTGTGGCTTGGATGATGAGACTCATCAGCATCTCTTCTTTCAGTGCCAGTATAGTAAGCAAATTATTATAGCAGTCCATCAGTGGATAGGTTTCTCTATTCATGGCAATTTGGTTCAGTTAGTCAGAAAAGCTGGACAAAGTAAAGCTTCAAAGTTCAGGAAGCATGTGTATTTTGCAGCTGTTGGTGCTGCTGTCTACCTGATCTGGAGGTGTAGAAACACAAGTTTTTGGGATAATTCCATTCCCACTGTCAGTCAGAGTATGAAGGATTTGAAGCAAATGGCCAAGAGCGGAATTCAGGTAGTTCTGCCAAAATATGTAAGCAAGAGAGATAGTGAATGGTTCACAAACTTGTAA